In a single window of the Canis lupus familiaris isolate Mischka breed German Shepherd chromosome 2, alternate assembly UU_Cfam_GSD_1.0, whole genome shotgun sequence genome:
- the CPLANE2 gene encoding ciliogenesis and planar polarity effector 2 produces the protein MARPPAPGSVIVPDWHESAEGKEYLACILRKNRRRVFGLLERPVLPPPVAIDTASYKIFMSGKSGVGKTALVAKLAGLDVPVVHHETTGIQTTVVFWPAKLQVSDRVVMFRFEFWDCGESALKKFDHMLPACKEKTDAFLFLFSFTDRASFEDLPGQLARVAGEAPGVVRMVIGSKFDQYMHTDVPERDLTAFRQTWELPLLRVKSVPGRRLADGRTLDGRAGLADIAHVLNGLAEQLWHQDQVAAGLLPSASENTPS, from the exons ATGGCCAGACCACCCGCCCCGGGCTCGGTGATTGTTCCAGACTGGCACGAGAGCGCCGAGGGCAAGGAGTACCTGGCCTGCATCCTGCGCAAGAACCGCAGACGGGTGTTCG GGCTGCTGGAACGGCCAGTGCTGCCCCCACCCGTGGCCATTGACACAGCCAGCTACAAGATCTTCATGTCTGGGAAGAGTGGCGTGGGCAAGACGGCACTGGTGGCCAAGCTGGCTGGCCTAGATGTACCCGTGGTACACCATGAGACCACTG GCATCCAGACCACCGTGGTATTTTGGCCAGCCAAGCTGCAGGTCAGCGACCGTGTTGTCATGTTCCGCTTTGAGTTCTGGGACTGTGGGGAGTCTGCACTCAAAAAGTTCGATCACATGCTGCCG GCTTGCAAGGAGAAAACAGatgctttcctcttcctcttctccttcaccGACCGCGCCTCCTTTGAAGACCTCCCTGGACAGCTGGCCCGAGTAGCAGGAGAGGCCCCTGGTGTTGTCAGGATGGTCATCGGCTCCAA ATTTGACCAGTACATGCACACAGATGTGCCTGAGCGTGACCTCACAGCCTTCCGGCAGACCTGGGAACTGCCCCTCCTGCGGGTGAAGAGTGTGCCAGGGCGGCGGCTGGCGGATGGGCGCACGCTAGATGGGCGGGCTGGCCTGGCCGACATTGCCCACGTGCTCAATGGCCTGGCGGAACAGCTGTGGCACCAGGACCAGGTGGCGGCTGGCCTGCTCCCCAGCGCCTCTGAGAACACCCCCAGCTGA